From the genome of Ananas comosus cultivar F153 unplaced genomic scaffold, ASM154086v1, whole genome shotgun sequence:
tatatatattatatatgttatatgtttatatgtacataagtatataatatatgtaacatataatatatgtactatatatataattatacatatatattgtatatataactatataacaTATAGAATTAGGTAGAATACTCATTAATAGTAAAAACTCTTTCTATTAATTTTAACTTCAATGAAAAATTAGTAGGTGAGAATGATATTAATCGTTAGAGTTAGTGGCCCCCCACGGCgctggttatagtatttaaatccaatggttaaaataTCTGAAAGCAGTTAATGCAAAGGTTAAAAAACCTTGATAGcaataataaatttatgaattttggctactaatagtagcccagtccaactctctctctctctctatctctctcgtctctctccatctctctctctctatatatattatatagagcgTAAGGCTCCTAATGATTTGGAAGCAGCGGGCCTattccgtgcttccagatcgttttctaattttttacgATTGTCAAATCGTCGtacggctccgttaaacttgatctaagagttattttgaaattacctaaaaatcaaattaggattttttaatattttttgcctatgaacgaagggctcaaaatcaatgtgttagaataaaaatttaacaaaacgtgataattatgacattaaaattttcgatcaaagatattgatctttttatatatataagaattttatcaaatttcatgtgacttggatatttctacacgtaAACTTCGCAAACGGCTAACTAGGCATTTAacattattgattttgagcccctcgTCACTAGCaaatatatcgaaaaatcataaaatttattttactagatactcaatactctagatcaagtttaacagagccgatcgacgatttaaAAATCgtcaacatcgaaaatgacctGAAAGTATGGAAGGCTCTGTACTTCTAAGAAACATAATacctcacactatatatatatattatactatattatatataatataatataaatataatatataaagagagagagggcgaaGTGTGCCACTTGGACCACTCCCGGGTTCCCAAGACAATCTTGTGGACGAGGGCGTGGGGGCGGCGGGAAATTTTTGTTTGCACACCGAggaagttttcgttttccgccgtctgcggctgaaaatgaaaacttCGTTTTTTCAGAgaatctataaaataaattttttggcaaatttttttacgAGCAACCAAACAAcagaaaattacttttcaagcgaaaaaaaatttttcaagtAGTTTTACGGCCAATCAAACAGATCCTGAACCAAACAGACTCTTAGTCTCGTGTTACGGAGCTAGAAGTATATTGCCTGCATTTCCGTATTTCTCTTTGGTATGTGCTACATTATTGTTTGAAAGATATCTACAACCAGCAGCTTACGCGAACGTGAATCATTTTCATTCTTTAATAGCTAGATTGCCAAGTAGGTGGAATGTTCTATCACTCAAAATCATGATTTTGACGACTCTTTCAGTACTTAAATCATGATTTGATGGAAGATAACTGGAATTgagtacaaatatatataatagaaactGAAGTTTCTACACGTTCTGCTTGTTGTCACTTTGAGAGGGAATCTATATGCTGTGTGTTTGATTTTAGagctaaatttttgaaaataatttttattattttcgaagattattttattattttttaaaataaaaaaatattttggtataAGTTAGGATAACTGTAAATTTACGATTAAATATTCTAGAAAATATTCTTAATAGCATTTGGATAAAAAGTTTAGAACGATGTCTAAAtatgtttgaaaaaaataaaataattaatttatatcaatatattttgtataaaaatatttaggctaatttgtataaaaaattcactaattttgggcttttgcaaaagtgggtcatatttttcgattttgcagattcgttccgaattttcagcaaactgaccaaaatacccttatacctttttctctctccgcttttttttttcctcttgttctttttttcttactcttcccagagagcggcggaggtAGGGGCGGAGGCGGCCCACTTCGAttttgtccggcgcatccttacccttGCCTGCTTTCCTTGCCTCTTACCCCACCGAGGCTGCGCTGCGACTTTGTTTTTccccctctccgaccctcctccaccgcctccgacgACAACGCCTCTCACGTCCTTCTCGCCCTTTCCCTTTCCTTCCTCCTTCACCTCCTTCGCTGCCTCCCACAACAACGCCTCTCCGCCGACATCGGCGTCGTGGAGGTCATTGcagcgctgcagcctcggaacggggggtctttagcggcgtcgtcgccggcgtcGTGGCCGTTGGCAAAgaggcgtgacaaaaaaaaaatatagaagaagaaagaagaagaaaaaagaaaaaaaataaagataaaaaattatataaaaagaaagaagataaaattacactattaaaataagattacactgttttaataaaaattacactatttgatataaaaattacaccCTTTTGAAATAGATTTTATACACTTTAGActaacgttgcactatttagaaaaattttgcactattttttttttcttttctttttttttttctcttctactTCTTCCGCTGCTGCCTCCCGCCCGCCCGGCCCGAGGGATTAACCGGTGGGGGTAGCCACCATTGACCGGGGagtatagtagagagagagagagaaagagagagagagagagagagaagtgtgtgtgtgtgtggtgtagTAAAGAGCGGAGCTTTAATTTACATTAGTGTTCTTATAACACAAAGGCCCTCGCACAGGAGCTGCTGCATCAAAAATTAATGGCGCTTTCACACTTTATTCCATTTCATTAACTCCGAGTTTAGTCGAgagattttattttagaaattttttttttaaaaaaaaagtgtaaaaactACGATGGCACCCTCGATGCCCTCGACGCCCTCCGCTGCAGCGAGTTCATGCCGGCCGACGACGACGCCCTCCGCTGCAGCGAGTTCATGCCGGTCGACGATGACGCCCGCCGCTGCGGCGATTTCACGGCACCCTCGACGCCCTCCGCTGCTCCGCCTGCGACTGCCATCGCAACTTCCACTGCAAGGGACCCCTCGCTCTCCTCCGACcgccccccccccaccccctcaGCCGCCCCGCATCCCTACGCGACCCCCATCACCCCCAATTCTCCCCTTACTACCGCACCCCCGCCGGCTACCTCCACCCCCACCAGCTCGCCGCCGCTGCCGACGCAGCGCCACAAA
Proteins encoded in this window:
- the LOC109704808 gene encoding uncharacterized protein LOC109704808; protein product: SGGGRGGGGPLRFCPAHPYPCLLSLPLTPPRLRCDFVFPPLRPSSTASDDNASHVLLALSLSFLLHLLRCLPQQRLSADIGVVECKNYDGTLDALDALRCSEFMPADDDALRCSEFMPVDDDARRCGDFTAPSTPSAAPPATAIATSTARDPSLSSDRPPPTPSAAPHPYATPITPNSPLTTAPPPATSTPTSSPPLPTQRHKSPLSRAIGSGGGASGAAGVTFELLGPQQE